Proteins found in one Nostoc sp. NIES-3756 genomic segment:
- a CDS encoding PP2C family protein-serine/threonine phosphatase, whose amino-acid sequence MLKILIIDDDPIVRAALNRTLQKQGYETTVASNGEEGIAKAQLLHPALIICDWMMSQLDGLEVCRQIKADPELATTFFILLTAKGAAPGEEEDRVRGLDAGADEFISKPIEMSELKARVRAGLRLYQLNQDLQSQKQALEILNQDLQTQKHILETELAEAADYVRSLLPSPLQGAVTTEALFVPSDQLGGDCFDYYWLDDEHLVIYLLDVSGHGVGSALLSVSVLNILRSQSLTNTNFYQPSEVLKALNHTFQMKDHGDKYFTIWYGVYHRFKRQLVYANAGHPPALLLSSTSTTTHQVTKLSSLNLPIGFFPDVHFEDAVFEVKENSTLYIFSDGAYEINQADGRAWGFNAFIDLLIEYSNVNNCYLKQVLEYIMSLNDVEKLEDDFSLLKVFFS is encoded by the coding sequence ATGCTAAAAATTCTAATTATTGATGATGACCCAATTGTCAGAGCAGCATTAAATAGAACGTTGCAGAAACAGGGTTATGAAACTACTGTTGCTAGTAATGGAGAGGAAGGAATTGCCAAAGCACAATTATTGCATCCGGCTTTAATTATTTGTGATTGGATGATGTCACAGTTAGATGGTTTAGAAGTATGTCGGCAAATTAAAGCAGACCCAGAACTAGCCACCACTTTTTTTATTCTGTTGACGGCTAAAGGCGCGGCTCCAGGAGAAGAAGAAGATAGAGTCAGAGGATTAGATGCTGGAGCAGATGAGTTTATCTCTAAGCCCATAGAAATGAGCGAATTAAAAGCACGGGTAAGAGCAGGACTAAGGTTATATCAATTAAATCAAGACTTACAAAGCCAAAAACAGGCTTTAGAAATACTCAACCAGGATTTACAAACCCAAAAGCACATTTTAGAGACAGAATTAGCTGAGGCGGCTGATTATGTAAGATCGCTCTTACCTTCGCCACTTCAAGGAGCAGTAACAACAGAAGCCCTATTTGTACCCTCAGATCAGTTAGGGGGTGATTGTTTTGATTACTACTGGCTTGATGATGAGCATTTAGTAATTTATTTGTTAGATGTATCAGGACATGGCGTAGGTTCTGCCTTATTATCTGTATCTGTATTGAATATTTTGCGATCGCAATCTCTAACTAACACTAACTTTTACCAACCTAGCGAAGTTCTCAAAGCCCTCAATCATACTTTTCAAATGAAAGACCACGGTGATAAATACTTCACAATTTGGTATGGAGTTTACCACCGCTTCAAACGTCAACTTGTTTACGCCAACGCCGGACATCCTCCAGCTTTACTCCTTTCCAGCACATCAACTACTACCCATCAAGTAACAAAACTAAGCTCTTTAAATTTGCCAATAGGCTTTTTCCCTGATGTTCACTTTGAAGATGCTGTATTTGAGGTCAAAGAAAATAGTACTTTATACATCTTTAGTGATGGAGCTTATGAAATTAACCAGGCAGACGGTAGGGCATGGGGATTTAATGCTTTTATTGATTTACTAATCGAATATAGCAATGTCAATAACTGTTATCTTAAACAAGTTCTAGAATATATTATGTCATTAAATGACGTAGAAAAATTGGAGGATGACTTTTCTCTTTTAAAAGTTTTCTTTAGTTAA
- a CDS encoding ATP-binding protein: MDHKISLTINTDITALSYLLSWFEQLNQQSVIKQEVWWQCQTLLIEGFTNIVEHAHKGLSPETPINIEAFRSEKSIQISIFSQGEPFDLEHYLQEVSEFEDNHQERGRGLKIMSIMADKLSYEQIAENCYRLSINKNY; the protein is encoded by the coding sequence GTGGATCATAAAATATCTTTAACAATCAATACAGATATTACAGCTTTATCTTACCTGCTGTCTTGGTTTGAGCAACTCAATCAACAATCTGTAATTAAACAAGAAGTTTGGTGGCAATGTCAAACCTTACTCATAGAAGGTTTTACTAACATTGTTGAACACGCCCACAAAGGTCTATCACCAGAAACTCCTATTAATATAGAAGCTTTTCGTTCTGAGAAATCTATACAAATAAGTATATTTTCTCAGGGTGAACCTTTTGATTTAGAACATTACTTACAAGAAGTATCGGAGTTTGAAGATAATCATCAAGAGCGTGGACGTGGCTTGAAAATAATGTCAATAATGGCTGATAAATTAAGTTATGAACAGATAGCGGAAAATTGCTATCGGTTGTCTATAAATAAAAATTATTGA
- a CDS encoding response regulator: MTAPLPDNEAQRIEALLEYKILDTPSEATFDDLTRLASYICGTPIALVSLVDQNRQWFKSKVGLDALETPRDIAFCAHAILQSDVFTVPDATADERFATNPLVTSDPNIRFYAGVPLTNPEGYALGTLCVIDYVPRNLTPQQVEALKIIGRQVIKQMELRRNLANLVLVTNRRKQIEKIRKNFFQRVAGGFGLASVILVLIGLVHYQNTIVLINSSNQVKKTQETINTLERFMSQIKDAETGQRGYILTGQERYLQPYQEAVTELEPEIEKLRNLISDKSQHQNLDVLKALVVAKLNELKHTIELRQHQGFDAALEVILTNQGKNLMNDIRKVVYDMEQKEQARLQHQAQIVKDSAYKTIWQIAIAIGSSFLILAIIYYLIYREFTQRKAVEDTLHEERNFISAVLDTVSALVLVINSKGQIVRFNQACEQVTGYSFDEVRDRYFWNLFLIPEEIAPVKAVFEQLRVGHITPDSHNYENYWRTKDGSLRLISWSNTILQDYDGSVEYIIGTGLDITERKRAEQHLTAQYVITRILAESPSVAEATPQILQAICQSLGWDVSEMWLVNQHTNTLTFSEMWHQPSLDIKEFKALTQNITFAPEMGLPGRVWSSNEPIWLVDVGRDASFLRSEIVAQIGLHGAFGFPIQNGQQVLGVITCFSHKIQQYDQDLAKIINSIGQQVGQFIQRKHSEEELELARSQAELASQAKSAFLANMSHEIRTPMNAVLGMTGLMLETSLDQEQQDFMETIRISGEALLSLINEILDLSKLESGEMVLENLNFDVSICVEEVLDLLAPQAHRKGLEIAALIDHNVPNHLQGDVGRLRQILMNLIGNAIKFTSTGEVIVRAELQAQTATTANIYFTVTDTGLGITEENKCKLFTPFTQVDTSTTRKYGGTGLGLAICKQLVILMGGEIGVKSQLEQGSKFWFEIPFTKQQEPITNIYEYPILSDRYLLVVDDNATNRKIIYHQASRWGMQIDQADSADTALKAMIAACQQNKPYDVVLIDMQMPHTNGLDLGKQIKANFAIAEIPLIMLTSTNQREEVHQALNIGFAAYLVKPIKASRLLDTIMNVLGSKTEMVQQELKIISQQSEMENVGQQNIHLVTDSSKLRILLAEDNLVNQKVALKQLQSLGYNADVAANGQEVLQLLEIMPYDLILMDCQMPVLDGLETTREIHRRQENFFANHRRPIIIAMTANAMKEDRQMCLDAGMDDYLSKPVIKEKLALALEHWSQFLLSKQKEDTLKYSNNTTQKINIENLPIDWNQLHQISENDNDFAMKLLQLFVEDTEPRLELIKLAITANNFQQLAQQAHQIKGASANIGATTMYLAVDKLEQLAHKQEHRGTAELITEIKEIFNYIQSFVIASQKL, from the coding sequence ATGACAGCACCATTACCTGATAACGAAGCACAGAGAATTGAGGCACTTTTAGAATATAAAATTCTTGATACGCCCTCGGAAGCAACATTTGATGATCTTACACGTTTAGCATCATATATTTGTGGAACTCCTATTGCTTTGGTCAGTTTAGTTGATCAAAATCGTCAATGGTTTAAATCCAAAGTTGGACTAGATGCACTAGAAACACCAAGAGATATTGCATTTTGCGCCCATGCCATTCTTCAATCTGATGTCTTTACTGTACCTGACGCTACAGCCGACGAAAGATTTGCCACAAATCCATTAGTTACATCTGACCCTAATATTCGTTTTTATGCTGGTGTACCTCTAACTAATCCTGAAGGCTATGCTTTGGGGACACTTTGTGTTATTGACTACGTACCTAGAAATCTAACTCCACAACAGGTTGAAGCTTTAAAAATTATAGGTCGCCAAGTTATTAAACAAATGGAACTGCGGCGCAACTTAGCAAATTTAGTATTGGTAACTAATAGACGCAAACAAATAGAAAAAATCCGTAAGAATTTCTTTCAAAGGGTTGCTGGTGGTTTTGGATTAGCATCGGTAATTTTGGTACTTATTGGCTTAGTTCATTATCAAAATACAATCGTTTTAATTAATAGTAGTAACCAAGTAAAAAAAACGCAAGAGACAATAAATACTTTAGAAAGATTTATGTCTCAAATAAAAGATGCTGAAACTGGGCAACGTGGTTATATCCTGACTGGACAAGAGCGTTATCTTCAACCGTATCAGGAAGCAGTTACAGAATTAGAACCAGAAATTGAAAAACTGAGAAATTTAATATCCGATAAATCTCAACATCAAAATTTGGATGTACTAAAAGCTTTAGTCGTAGCAAAGCTTAATGAACTCAAGCACACTATTGAGTTACGTCAGCATCAAGGATTTGATGCAGCATTGGAAGTTATCCTGACAAATCAGGGAAAGAACCTTATGAATGATATTCGTAAGGTTGTTTATGATATGGAACAAAAAGAACAAGCGCGACTACAACACCAAGCACAGATTGTCAAAGATAGTGCATATAAGACAATTTGGCAAATAGCGATCGCCATTGGTTCAAGTTTTTTGATTCTGGCTATAATTTACTATTTAATTTATCGTGAGTTCACCCAGCGAAAGGCTGTAGAAGATACACTTCATGAAGAACGGAATTTTATTTCAGCAGTTTTAGATACAGTTAGTGCATTAGTATTAGTTATTAACTCAAAAGGTCAAATTGTTCGTTTCAATCAAGCTTGTGAGCAAGTAACTGGTTACTCATTCGATGAAGTTAGGGATAGATATTTCTGGAATTTATTTTTAATTCCTGAAGAAATAGCGCCAGTCAAAGCAGTTTTTGAGCAGTTAAGGGTTGGTCATATTACTCCAGACTCTCACAACTATGAAAACTATTGGAGAACTAAAGATGGTAGCCTGCGCCTGATTTCCTGGTCAAATACAATTCTTCAAGACTACGACGGCTCAGTAGAATACATCATTGGTACAGGCCTTGATATTACAGAGCGCAAGCGTGCAGAACAACACCTAACCGCACAATACGTAATCACCCGTATTTTAGCAGAGTCTCCTTCAGTCGCCGAGGCTACTCCCCAGATTCTGCAAGCAATTTGCCAGAGTTTGGGATGGGATGTAAGTGAAATGTGGCTAGTAAATCAGCATACAAATACACTTACTTTTTCTGAGATGTGGCATCAACCATCTTTGGATATAAAAGAGTTCAAAGCATTAACTCAGAACATCACATTTGCCCCAGAGATGGGATTACCTGGTCGAGTTTGGAGCAGTAATGAACCTATTTGGCTAGTTGATGTTGGCAGAGATGCCAGTTTTTTGCGCAGTGAGATTGTGGCACAAATTGGGCTGCATGGTGCTTTTGGTTTTCCGATCCAAAATGGGCAGCAGGTTTTGGGCGTAATTACTTGCTTTAGCCACAAAATTCAGCAATACGACCAAGATTTAGCAAAAATTATCAACTCCATTGGCCAACAGGTGGGTCAATTTATTCAACGTAAACACTCAGAAGAAGAACTAGAACTTGCTCGTAGTCAAGCAGAGTTAGCGTCTCAAGCTAAAAGTGCTTTTTTAGCTAATATGAGTCATGAAATTCGGACTCCTATGAATGCTGTCTTAGGGATGACTGGTCTGATGTTAGAAACTTCTCTCGACCAGGAGCAACAGGATTTTATGGAGACAATTCGCATTAGTGGCGAGGCGCTTTTAAGCCTAATTAACGAAATTTTGGATTTGTCCAAACTTGAATCAGGAGAAATGGTTTTAGAAAATCTCAACTTTGATGTATCTATTTGTGTAGAAGAAGTGTTGGATTTATTAGCTCCTCAAGCTCATAGAAAAGGTTTAGAAATTGCTGCTTTGATTGATCATAATGTTCCTAACCACCTACAAGGAGATGTGGGTCGCCTGCGACAAATTTTAATGAACTTAATTGGTAACGCTATTAAATTTACTAGCACAGGAGAGGTAATAGTACGAGCAGAACTGCAAGCGCAGACTGCCACTACAGCTAATATTTACTTTACGGTTACAGATACTGGTCTTGGTATTACCGAAGAAAACAAATGCAAATTGTTTACCCCATTTACTCAAGTCGATACTTCTACTACTCGTAAGTATGGTGGTACTGGTTTAGGATTAGCTATCTGTAAGCAATTAGTAATTTTAATGGGAGGAGAAATAGGAGTAAAAAGTCAGTTAGAACAAGGCTCTAAATTTTGGTTTGAGATTCCTTTTACTAAGCAACAAGAGCCTATTACTAATATTTATGAATACCCAATACTGAGCGATCGCTACTTATTAGTGGTTGATGATAATGCAACTAATCGCAAGATTATATATCATCAAGCGAGCCGATGGGGAATGCAAATAGATCAAGCTGACAGTGCTGATACCGCCCTGAAAGCTATGATAGCAGCCTGTCAGCAAAACAAACCTTATGATGTAGTCTTGATTGATATGCAGATGCCCCACACAAACGGTCTGGATTTAGGGAAACAAATTAAGGCTAATTTTGCGATCGCTGAAATACCTCTCATTATGCTCACTTCTACTAATCAACGAGAAGAAGTACATCAGGCATTAAATATAGGATTTGCTGCTTATTTAGTCAAACCTATTAAAGCATCTAGACTTCTTGACACCATTATGAACGTTTTAGGAAGTAAAACTGAAATGGTACAACAAGAGTTGAAAATTATCAGCCAGCAGTCAGAAATGGAAAATGTAGGTCAACAAAACATTCATTTGGTTACTGATTCATCTAAATTGAGAATTTTACTAGCCGAAGATAATTTAGTTAATCAAAAAGTAGCATTAAAGCAACTTCAAAGTTTAGGCTACAATGCTGATGTAGCTGCTAATGGGCAAGAAGTTTTGCAATTACTAGAAATAATGCCTTATGATTTGATTTTGATGGATTGTCAAATGCCAGTTCTCGACGGGTTAGAGACTACCAGAGAAATTCATCGTCGGCAAGAGAATTTCTTTGCTAATCATCGTCGTCCTATCATAATTGCCATGACTGCTAATGCTATGAAAGAAGATAGACAAATGTGTCTAGATGCAGGTATGGATGATTATTTAAGTAAACCTGTCATTAAAGAAAAATTGGCTTTAGCATTAGAACATTGGAGCCAGTTTCTACTATCAAAACAAAAAGAAGATACATTAAAATATTCAAATAATACCACACAAAAAATTAATATTGAAAACCTCCCAATTGATTGGAATCAATTACATCAGATTTCAGAAAATGATAATGATTTCGCCATGAAACTTTTACAACTATTTGTTGAAGATACTGAGCCTCGTTTAGAGTTAATTAAACTAGCTATCACTGCTAACAATTTTCAACAATTAGCTCAACAAGCCCACCAAATCAAAGGTGCTAGTGCCAATATAGGAGCTACAACTATGTATCTAGCTGTTGACAAATTAGAACAATTAGCTCACAAGCAAGAGCATAGAGGTACTGCTGAGTTAATTACAGAAATAAAAGAAATTTTTAATTATATTCAGAGTTTTGTAATAGCAAGTCAGAAGCTTTAA
- a CDS encoding hemerythrin domain-containing protein has translation MAKAKATDILSLIEAEHRQVEQLFTQIEKAKGNKIPSYFQEIYKALNLHARTEELAFYPALREYEETQEYIEEAEEEHEDVSVLLEEIKAMKPNDPEFLEKISELKQAVQHHVEEEESEIFDAVRECMSEEQLTALGEEFKKAKAKLEPDVEAALAQ, from the coding sequence ATGGCTAAAGCTAAAGCAACAGATATCCTATCTCTAATTGAAGCGGAACATCGTCAAGTTGAACAACTGTTTACCCAAATAGAGAAAGCTAAAGGTAATAAAATCCCTAGTTATTTTCAAGAGATTTACAAAGCACTTAATTTACATGCTAGAACTGAAGAGTTAGCTTTTTACCCTGCTTTGCGGGAGTACGAAGAAACTCAAGAATACATTGAAGAAGCAGAAGAAGAACATGAAGATGTCTCTGTGCTTCTAGAAGAAATTAAAGCAATGAAACCAAATGACCCTGAGTTTCTAGAAAAAATTAGTGAGCTAAAACAAGCAGTTCAGCATCACGTAGAAGAAGAAGAAAGCGAAATTTTTGATGCAGTACGTGAGTGCATGAGTGAAGAACAGCTAACCGCGTTAGGCGAAGAATTTAAAAAAGCTAAAGCTAAACTAGAGCCAGATGTAGAAGCTGCATTGGCACAATAG
- a CDS encoding oxidoreductase codes for MSKVYLITGTSTGFGRALAEAVLEKGDKVVLTARKPEQVAQLAQANPENAIAIRLDVTNAEEREAAVQAAIERFGRIDVLVNNAGQGSLGAIEGFSSEQIRKQFEVNCFGVIEMTRAVLPLMRRQKSGHIINITSIGGLAAIGGFALYCSTKFAIEGFAEGLRDEVKPLGINVTIVEPGAFRTNFAGDANMQPQTEIDDYKPVVDPIRAYLYGNDGKQPGDPKKAALAIIQAVESENPPLRLMLGADAYGLWEQKRTAERQEFEDWKEVGINTAYENAVAAPIGG; via the coding sequence ATGAGCAAAGTTTACCTGATTACCGGAACATCAACCGGATTTGGCCGCGCCTTAGCGGAAGCGGTTTTAGAAAAGGGCGATAAGGTTGTGTTGACGGCACGAAAACCCGAACAAGTTGCTCAATTAGCGCAAGCAAACCCAGAAAATGCGATCGCTATTCGTCTTGATGTAACTAACGCCGAAGAAAGAGAAGCGGCTGTACAAGCGGCTATTGAGCGTTTTGGACGGATTGATGTTTTAGTCAACAATGCTGGACAAGGTTCTTTAGGTGCGATTGAAGGATTTTCCTCGGAGCAAATCAGAAAACAGTTTGAAGTCAATTGCTTCGGTGTAATTGAAATGACACGCGCAGTATTACCCCTGATGCGTCGCCAAAAATCCGGTCATATTATCAATATCACTTCTATCGGCGGTTTGGCAGCAATCGGCGGATTTGCGCTCTACTGCTCAACCAAATTTGCGATCGAAGGCTTTGCTGAAGGCTTGCGTGATGAAGTCAAACCACTGGGAATTAACGTAACAATTGTTGAACCCGGGGCTTTTCGCACTAACTTTGCTGGAGATGCTAATATGCAGCCGCAAACAGAAATTGATGATTACAAACCAGTAGTCGATCCAATTAGAGCATATCTCTATGGCAACGACGGGAAACAGCCAGGCGATCCGAAAAAGGCTGCACTAGCAATAATTCAAGCTGTTGAATCCGAGAATCCACCACTGCGCTTGATGCTTGGTGCAGATGCTTACGGTTTGTGGGAACAAAAGCGGACTGCGGAACGCCAGGAGTTTGAAGACTGGAAAGAAGTCGGAATTAATACAGCTTATGAGAACGCAGTAGCAGCTCCCATTGGCGGATAA
- a CDS encoding response regulator — MQSPLPLAGLSILVVEDDDDNRHYFTMVLETDGATVVPVSSAAAAFKVLPELQPDVLISDIGMPQEDGYTLIRKIRALKPDSGGRVLAIALTAYGDRESCVHALESGFHTHVSKPVDPEELVEIVANLVASCNW; from the coding sequence ATGCAGTCTCCTCTCCCGCTTGCTGGCTTAAGTATTCTCGTAGTTGAGGATGATGATGATAACCGCCATTATTTTACGATGGTGTTAGAAACAGATGGAGCGACTGTTGTACCAGTCTCATCGGCAGCAGCAGCTTTTAAAGTGCTACCCGAATTACAACCCGATGTTTTAATCAGTGATATAGGTATGCCACAAGAAGATGGGTACACCTTGATTCGCAAAATTCGGGCGCTGAAGCCAGATAGTGGCGGACGAGTTTTAGCGATCGCCTTAACGGCTTATGGCGATCGTGAAAGTTGTGTTCATGCTTTGGAATCTGGTTTTCATACTCATGTATCTAAACCAGTTGATCCAGAGGAGTTAGTGGAAATAGTGGCTAATTTAGTTGCTTCCTGTAATTGGTAG
- a CDS encoding helix-turn-helix domain-containing protein, with amino-acid sequence MNIELFIQRAEALHRQLADLYQTASVLPWIPPDLLPQAFKELYSNSKLIQLAAEELYRQNEELLKTQNLVETERQYYYDLFEFAPDGYLVTNAEGIVQEANLTAAKLLNTQKHILIDKSIINFICLEQRESFRNEINQLSQSDKTRELVVRLQHFSGESFDAALTVVAVRNQNGKITTLRWFLRHLNQPQQEDINSDNNENFLIENRPVDIYAKGENIPLNPFTIWYVRQGLVKLSTYCETGEEVLIGLAKRHMVFGANMTSLPIYQATALSDVELAPINFTEIAVTPKLSHTLLPKMKQRLQQTESFLAIAGRRRVEDRLHHLLELLKQEIGEAVAEGIRFSVRFTHEDIASACCTTRVTITRLMGKLQQQGLISFDAKKHLIIKRLGARG; translated from the coding sequence GTGAATATAGAATTATTTATCCAAAGAGCAGAAGCATTACATAGACAATTAGCAGATTTATATCAAACTGCTAGTGTTTTACCTTGGATTCCCCCAGATTTACTACCACAAGCTTTTAAGGAACTTTATAGTAACTCTAAACTAATACAGCTAGCAGCAGAAGAACTTTATCGCCAGAATGAGGAACTGCTAAAAACGCAGAATTTAGTAGAAACAGAACGTCAATACTACTATGATTTATTCGAGTTCGCGCCAGATGGATATTTGGTAACTAATGCAGAAGGAATTGTTCAGGAAGCTAACCTAACGGCGGCAAAGCTACTCAATACACAGAAGCATATTTTGATAGATAAATCAATTATTAATTTCATTTGTCTCGAACAACGAGAAAGCTTTCGCAATGAAATTAATCAATTATCACAGTCTGATAAAACCAGAGAATTAGTAGTACGCTTACAGCATTTTTCTGGTGAGTCTTTTGATGCAGCCTTAACAGTAGTTGCAGTTCGCAATCAAAATGGTAAAATAACTACTCTACGCTGGTTTTTACGTCACCTTAATCAACCCCAGCAAGAGGATATCAATTCAGATAATAATGAAAATTTTCTAATTGAGAATCGTCCAGTTGATATATATGCTAAAGGGGAAAACATCCCTCTTAATCCTTTTACAATTTGGTATGTTCGCCAAGGTTTAGTTAAGCTGAGTACTTATTGTGAAACAGGCGAAGAAGTATTGATAGGCTTGGCAAAAAGGCACATGGTATTTGGTGCTAATATGACTTCTTTACCCATATATCAAGCTACTGCTCTTTCAGATGTAGAATTAGCTCCAATAAATTTTACAGAAATAGCTGTTACGCCTAAGCTTAGTCATACTTTGCTACCAAAGATGAAGCAGCGTCTACAGCAAACTGAATCTTTTTTAGCCATAGCCGGAAGGCGCAGAGTTGAAGATCGTTTACATCATCTGTTGGAACTTTTAAAACAAGAAATTGGTGAAGCTGTAGCTGAGGGAATCCGTTTTAGTGTCCGTTTTACTCATGAAGATATTGCTAGTGCTTGTTGCACTACTAGAGTCACAATTACACGATTAATGGGTAAATTACAACAACAAGGTTTGATTAGTTTTGATGCCAAGAAACACCTGATTATTAAGAGGTTAGGAGCTAGAGGCTAA
- a CDS encoding TetR/AcrR family transcriptional regulator: protein MSKGEETKTRILQQAAELFNQQGYAGSSISDIMRVTGLQKGGIYNHFQSKDELALQAFDYAIASISKHYRIALRSKRHAVERLQALIAVFSSFAENPPIAGGCPLLNTAVESDDAHPALRERTQQAMNSWLNMIRRVMQMGIEKGEIQDNVDTDEIATIIVATLEGAIMMSQLYDDTVYMQRAVNHLNHYIENTLKINGTN from the coding sequence ATGTCAAAAGGCGAAGAAACAAAAACTCGAATCCTGCAACAAGCGGCGGAACTGTTTAATCAACAGGGATACGCTGGTTCGTCTATTTCTGACATCATGCGAGTGACGGGATTACAAAAAGGAGGAATTTACAATCATTTCCAAAGCAAAGATGAATTAGCACTACAGGCTTTTGATTATGCGATCGCATCCATCAGCAAGCATTATAGAATTGCCTTACGTAGCAAGCGTCATGCTGTAGAACGTCTTCAAGCACTAATTGCCGTTTTTAGTAGTTTTGCAGAAAACCCACCTATTGCTGGAGGATGTCCATTACTCAACACGGCTGTAGAAAGTGATGATGCACACCCTGCATTACGAGAACGTACTCAACAAGCAATGAACTCATGGCTGAATATGATTCGGCGAGTGATGCAAATGGGGATTGAGAAAGGAGAAATTCAAGATAATGTAGATACTGATGAAATTGCCACTATCATAGTTGCCACTTTAGAAGGTGCAATTATGATGAGCCAGCTTTATGATGATACTGTTTATATGCAAAGAGCAGTTAATCACCTCAATCATTACATAGAAAATACTTTGAAAATCAATGGTACAAATTAA
- a CDS encoding tautomerase family protein, which translates to MVQIKIYGLAPILNPIKAELSDIIHASLVKVLKISPEKRFHRFLPLDKTDFYYPPDRTENYLVIEIVMFDGRTVDTKKQLLRDLIKSINEQLQIAVNDIEITIFETAKHNWGIRGVPGDELNLNYKVEV; encoded by the coding sequence ATGGTACAAATTAAAATCTATGGTTTAGCGCCAATACTAAACCCAATTAAAGCAGAGTTATCAGATATTATTCACGCCTCTCTAGTAAAAGTCTTAAAAATTAGCCCAGAAAAAAGATTTCATCGTTTTTTACCCTTGGATAAAACAGATTTTTACTATCCACCTGATAGAACTGAAAATTATCTAGTTATTGAAATTGTTATGTTTGATGGACGTACAGTAGATACTAAAAAACAACTCTTGCGTGATTTAATAAAAAGCATCAACGAACAATTGCAAATTGCCGTCAATGATATCGAAATCACAATTTTTGAAACAGCAAAACACAATTGGGGTATTAGAGGTGTACCTGGAGATGAGCTAAATCTTAACTATAAAGTAGAAGTTTGA
- a CDS encoding acyl-CoA thioesterase, with amino-acid sequence MLTTNNSHRPLEVVLTIPVRTYEIDFAGIVSNIVYIKWLEDLRLKFLEEHLPIHQQIEQGYVPVLSGTEIEYKRPIKLVDRVIGRLWASDLGRLKWTVQAEILANNQLAAVAIQKGAFINLENGRPISIPDELKNKYFTITNKTN; translated from the coding sequence ATGCTAACAACCAACAACTCACATAGACCATTAGAAGTAGTCTTGACAATACCTGTAAGAACTTATGAAATCGACTTTGCAGGAATTGTTAGTAACATCGTTTATATTAAGTGGTTAGAGGATTTACGTCTTAAGTTTTTAGAAGAACATTTGCCAATTCATCAGCAAATTGAGCAAGGATATGTGCCTGTTCTTTCTGGTACAGAAATTGAGTATAAACGTCCTATCAAATTGGTTGATCGAGTAATAGGGCGTTTATGGGCAAGTGATTTAGGACGATTAAAATGGACTGTACAAGCAGAGATTTTAGCTAATAATCAGTTAGCAGCCGTGGCTATACAAAAAGGTGCATTTATAAATTTAGAGAACGGTCGTCCTATTAGCATTCCTGATGAATTAAAAAATAAGTATTTCACTATTACTAACAAAACGAATTAG